The genomic stretch CCGCGCTTCCAGCGGACTTTCCTGCGGGGATTCTCATCGCGCAGCACATGCCCAAGGCGTTTACGGGCCCCTTTGCCCAGCGTCTGGACGGCGTTTGCAAGATCCGCGTGAAGGAAGCCGAGGACGGAGAAGTGTTCAGCCCCGGAACCGCCTACGTGGCGCCCGGCGGCAGACACATGATCCTGGAGCAGCGCATCTCGCGCATCGACGTGCGCATCGTGGACGAGCCAGCCGACGCGCTCTACAAGCCGTCGGCCAACGTGCTCATGAACTCCGTTGCCAAGGCGGTCGGACGTCGCGGACTGGGCATCATCCTCACGGGCATGGGCAACGACGGCAAGGAGGGAATTGCCGAGCTCAAGACCAAGGGGGGCCGGGCTCTGGCCCAGAGCGACGAGACCTGCGTGGTCTACGGAATGCCCAAGGCCATCGTGGACGCGGGGCTATCGGACGAGATCATCGACCTCGACGACATGCCGCGGGCAATCATGGAGAATATTTACAGATAGGCGCGGAGGCGGCGCTCGACGAGGGGGGCGACGATTGATGAGCGAATGCGGCAGTCTTCTTGAACAATTGAAAAGCTCGGACACGGTGGACGTGCGCGAGGCGGCCTTTCTCGCCGGAGAGGGGCGCTGCGTCGAAGCCGTGGCGGCTCTGGCCGCGCTGCTCGAGGACGAGAACATAGGCGTGCAGGAGGCCGCGGACGTGGCCCTGCGCAAGATCGGCGGTCCGGCCACGGTGGAGGCCCTCGTGCCCCTGCTGCGCTCGGAGCGGGCCCCCGTGCGCAACCTGGCCATGGACATCCTCCGTCAGATCGGGGTCCAGCATCTCGGCGTGCTCGTGGAGCTCGTGCCCGACGCGGATGCCGATGTGCGCATCTTCGCGGCGGACATTCTCGGCGCCACGGGAAGCGTCCGGGCGGTGGAGCCGCTGGTGCGGGCTCTGCTCCACGATCCCGAAGTGAATGTCCGCTACCAGGCTGCGGTCAGTCTCGGCGAGCTCGGCAGCGTGGACGCGGCCGCGGCCCTTGGCCGGGCCATGAAGGACGAGGAGTGGGTGCAGTACGCCGCGGTGGAGGCCCTGGCCAAGATCGGGCACAGCCCGGCGGTGGACGCGTTGCTGGCGGCCATGAATGATTGTTCGGATCTGGTGCTTTCCATGGTCGTGGACGCCCTCGGCAGCATCGGCACCCCCAAGGCGGCCTCGCTGCTCCTGAAGCGCCTGCCCGTATTTCCGGCCGTGCTGGCGCATAAGGCGGCCAAAGCCATCGTCGGCATTCTCGGCGCGCGATCCTTGAGCCTGCTTTCCGCCCAGGAGCGCGAAACGCTCCGAAGCAGCCTGCTCGGCGCCTTGGACGACGAAGACCCGGACGTGCAGGACGCGGCCATGCTCGGACTGACCTCGCTGGGCGGCGAGGAGGCCTCCTGGGCCGTTCTGAACATCGCCGCGGGGCTCGACCCGGACGTGCACTCCGAACGACTGGCCACGGCCATTCGCGCCCTGGCCGGGATCGGCCTCACGGAGGCGCTCCGCAAGGGGCTGGAAAGCAACGACCTGAACGTGGCCACCACCGCCGTCGCCGCCCTGGCCAAGTGCCGGGGCGAGGGCGTTTCCACGCCGCTCATGGAGCAGTTCTGGGACAAGCCCCTGAATCTTCAGCGGACAATGATCGCCGCCCTGCTCGAAGTGGGAGGGCCGGAGGCCCGTCAGTTTTGTCTGGATATCCTCTCCCGGCATTACGACGGCAAGGTTTTTCGCGGCGC from Paucidesulfovibrio longus DSM 6739 encodes the following:
- a CDS encoding HEAT repeat domain-containing protein, whose amino-acid sequence is MSECGSLLEQLKSSDTVDVREAAFLAGEGRCVEAVAALAALLEDENIGVQEAADVALRKIGGPATVEALVPLLRSERAPVRNLAMDILRQIGVQHLGVLVELVPDADADVRIFAADILGATGSVRAVEPLVRALLHDPEVNVRYQAAVSLGELGSVDAAAALGRAMKDEEWVQYAAVEALAKIGHSPAVDALLAAMNDCSDLVLSMVVDALGSIGTPKAASLLLKRLPVFPAVLAHKAAKAIVGILGARSLSLLSAQERETLRSSLLGALDDEDPDVQDAAMLGLTSLGGEEASWAVLNIAAGLDPDVHSERLATAIRALAGIGLTEALRKGLESNDLNVATTAVAALAKCRGEGVSTPLMEQFWDKPLNLQRTMIAALLEVGGPEARQFCLDILSRHYDGKVFRGALRFLGEKLHDRDAGDVLFSFLEHKYNDVKEAALDACIAVGGERMTRRFLELVESPDDLHRLMGVYALGRMDGGGHIDVLERALSDPSPDVRKVALEAVAEQCDDVNHALPLVAERLRDENAEVRLTAVKLMGLCGHPEVVPHLLDALHDPDDWVCIRAMESLGSMRVAEAVPALQELVTSPNRLLGIKAVEAMGAVGDGAAFQALLVIAGGDDPELADAAQDVIEAMQNADGGA